The following proteins are encoded in a genomic region of Dioscorea cayenensis subsp. rotundata cultivar TDr96_F1 chromosome 8, TDr96_F1_v2_PseudoChromosome.rev07_lg8_w22 25.fasta, whole genome shotgun sequence:
- the LOC120266368 gene encoding protein transport protein SFT2-like, whose translation MAGAIKTAQSWFTAEAAPKPSSSLLSDWNSYAASQSSADGSAGPSSALGLDLEAAVRTANEKFTGTFSVVSKGVREIPGSLQNATSNVPSGKSLMYFGLFLASGTFFIFIAFTMFLPVMVLMPQKFAICFTIGCAFIIGSFFALKGPKNQLEHMSSKERLPFTLGFIGSMVGTIYVSMVLHSYILSVIFSVLQVLALSYYSVSYFPGGSTGLKFLSSTLMSSVLRCFGR comes from the exons ATGGCCGGAGCGATCAAGACGGCGCAGTCGTGGTTTACGGCTGAGGCGGCTCCGAAGCCTTCGTCTTCTCTCCTCTCTGATTGGAACTCCTACGCTGCCTCGCAATCATCCGCTGATGGCTCTGCTGGACCTTCTTCCGCCCTTGGCCTTGACCTAGAGGCTGCTGTTCGCACCGCCAATGAGAAGTTCACCGGTACCTTCAGCGT TGTCTCAAAAGGTGTGAGGGAGATACCTGGGAGTTTACAGAACGCCACAAGCAATGTTCCTTCAGGGAAGTCTCTTATGTACTTTGGGCTGTTCTTGGCCAGTGGtaccttcttcatcttcattgccTTCACCATGTTCCTCCCTGTCATGGTGCTGATGCCTCAGAAATTTGCTATCTGCTTTACAATTGGTTGTGCCTTTATTATTGGCTCATTCTTTGCTTTAAAGGGCCCTAAGAATCAGCTGGAGCACATGTCTTCAAAAGag AGACTCCCGTTCACTTTGGGATTCATTGGCAGCATGGTAGGAACCATTTATGTCTCCATGGTGCTTCACAGCTAcattttatctgttattttctCTGTGCTTCAG GTTCTTGCTCTCTCATATTATTCAGTTTCATACTTCCCTGGGGGTTCTACTGGACTCAAATTTCTGTCTTCAACTTTAATGTCTTCTGTTCTAAGATGCTTTGGTAGGTGA
- the LOC120267777 gene encoding vacuolar protein sorting-associated protein 32 homolog 2 encodes MFSKIFGKPKEQSNALATLDKLNETLEMLEKKEKVLLKKASQEVEKAKEFTRAKNKRAAIQCLKRKRLYEQQVEQLGNFQLRIHDQMIMLEGAKATTETVDALRTGAAAMKAMQKATNIDDVDKTMDEINEQTENMKQIQEALSAPIGAAADFDEDELEAELEELEGAELEEQLLQPATTAPAATVPAVPAGRQPVRPVPQKSTAEDDELAALQAEMAL; translated from the exons ATGTTTAGCAAGATCTTTGGGAAGCCCAAGGAGCAGAGTAATGCTCTCGCCACGCTTGACAAGCTTAATGAG ACTCTAGAAATGCTAGAGAAAAAGGAGAAAGTTCTTCTTAAAAAGGCGTCTCAAGAGGTTGAAAAGGCAAAGGAGTTCACTAgagcaaaaaacaaaagag CTGCAATACAATGTCTAAAGAGGAAGAGGCTTTATGAGCAACAAGTTGAGCAGCTTGGAAATTTCCAATTAAGGATTCATGATCAG aTGATTATGCTGGAAGGTGCAAAAGCAACCACAGAAACAGTTGATGCTCTGAGAACAGGAGCAGCAGCAATGAAGGCTATGCAGAAAGCAAC TAACATTGATGACGTTGACAAGACGATGGATGAGATAAATGAACAGACAGAGAACATGAAACAAATTCAAGAAGCACTGTCTGCACCTATTGGGGCAGCTGCTGACTTTGACGAG GATGAACTCGAAGCGGAACTCGAAGAGTTGGAGGGGGCAGAGTTGGAGGAACAACTTCTGCAGCCAGCGACTACTGCTcctgctgctacagtaccagccgTTCCGGCTGGCAGGCAACCAGTTCGCCCTGTGCCACAAAAGAGTACAGCTGAAGATGATGAGCTTGCTGCACTACAAGCAGAAATGGCTCTGTAG
- the LOC120267741 gene encoding kinesin-like protein KIN-14F isoform X2, whose protein sequence is MAEEDGRSGVGDSAGGAIRGGVLPRSAQWVDPLQCPQQSQSWIHSKVENPIITVESNDGAAQSAIQYFENMRNFLVAVAEMKLLTFEASDLEKGGSSGKVVDCILCLKGYHEWKLAGGIGIWRYGGTVKITSSINVLPSSLLDSGNGDESPDKSNSLHGQQLLERLNLFTDIAHEESKAASALSFLFNKFGLQLLQSFLTQCNGTDDLPLSSTLIDVVLEKTVEELYMLLVSQRNQLGYVLKNIMKDENRTISRQDLLDVVSRHLKENNYQATCFSTNNDYCAVGAFQNANNENKLDHQKQLEVLKLSLHELRVQFHHSKTKWEEEVKKFEHTIQGLEVSKSSYQKLLEENRLLYNQVQDLKGNIRVYCRVRPFISNQVDGKSTVDYIGENGNIMVVNPHKQGKEARRIFSFNKVFGVNASQREIFDDTQQLIRSILDGYNVCIFAYGQTGSGKTYTMSGPDIQTEGTWGVNYRALGDLFKIARSRADIITYEISVQMIEIYNEQVRDLLVTDGSSKRLDIRNNSQLNGVNIPDASLVSVNCTQDVLDLMKVGQGNRAIGATALNERSSRSHSVLTVHVHGKELVSGSILRGCLHLVDLAGSERVNKSEATGERLKEAQHINKSLSALGDVISALAQKSSHIPYRNSKLTQVLQDALGGNAKTLMFVHINPEVNAYGETISTLKFAERVASIELGAARANKETGEIKELKEEISKLKSALESKESEVVQLKDHSCRLALEVQNQRTASPLHLQKSANNVNLKDEVAQKPKSENKKIESRSCSSGKQRRPRFPHPLSEKELVSKSSFSNGDSYSNSRKTRSPSPARRSASTDRASIIKSKQRIESISERSILKPQFPEKVPTVRSAVIVPTMIKNMSLSTYWEQQEIVNEQFKPSISLPQWGIRKHRTESKGVEKHDIDVRMKAENPNKNDLSQTEDESDHADAALHGSPLFKKIHRHMRRNSQNIEPRALVHAMESVVTGKQENRLPNGDVREGKEGKNVTEPDFRRSKSLPRGKFVMIS, encoded by the exons ATGGCTGAGGAGGATGGACGGAGCGGCGTCGGAGACTCTGCCGGCGGAGCCATCCGAGGAGGAGTTCTGCCTCGCTCTGCGCAATGGGTTGATCCTCTGCAATGTCCTCAACAGAGTCAATCCTGGATCCATTCCAAAG TGGAGAACCCGATTATCACTGTTGAATCGAATGATGGAGCGGCTCAATCTGCAATTCAGTATTTTGAGAATATGAGGAACTTTCTTGTTGCGGTTGCAGAGATGAAGCTGTTGACATTTGAAGCATCGGATTTAGAAAAG GGAGGCTCATCAGGCAAAGTTGTGGACTGCATTCTTTGTTTAAAAGGTTACCATGAATGGAAATTGGCTGGAGGAATTGGGATTTGGAGGTATGGGGGTACTGTGAAGATCACATCTTCAATTAATGTGCTTCCTTCCTCTTTGCTCGATTCTGGAAATGGGGATGAGTCACCTGATAAGTCAAATTCGTTACATGGCCAACAATTATTAGAACGTCTGAATCTTTTTACTGATATTGCCCATGAAGAATCCAAAGCAGCTAGTGCTCTCAGTTTCTTATTCAATAAGTTCGGGCTGCAGCTTTTACAATCATTTCTTACACAGTGCAATGGGACTGATGACCTACCTTTAAGTTCAACG CTCATTGATGTGGTACTTGAGAAAACCGTTGAAGAGCTCTACATGCTTCTGGTTTCTCAGAGAAATCAG CTTGGATATGTTTTGAAGAACATAATGAAGGATGAGAACAGAACTATATCAAGACAAGATCTCTTAGATGTTGTGTCAAGACAtctcaaagaaaacaattacCAAGCAACTTGCTTCTCGACAAATAATGATTACTGTGCTGTAGGTGCCTTTCAAAATGCAAATAATGAGAACAAACTTGATCATCAAAAGCAACTAGAG GTCCTGAAGCTATCCTTGCATGAATTGAGAGTTCAATTTCATCATAGTAAAACCAAATGGGAAGAAGAAGTCAAAAAGTTTG AACATACAATACAAGGCCTTGAAGTGAGCAAGTCTTCATACCAAAAGTTGTTGGAAGAAAATCGATTGCTTTACAATCAAGTGCAAGACCTTAAAG GAAACATAAGGGTGTACTGTAGAGTGAGGCCTTTCATATCAAATCAAGTGGATGGAAAATCCACAGTTGATTATATTGGAGAAAATGGAAACATTATGGTTGTCAATCCCCATAAGCAAGGAAAAGAAGCAAGGAGGatattttcatttaacaaaGTATTTGGGGTTAATGCCAGTCAAC GTGAAATATTTGATGACACCCAGCAGTTGATCAGATCTATTTTAGATGGTTACAACGTTTGTATTTTCGCATATGGACAAACAGGTTCGGGGAAGACATATACAATG AGTGGTCCAGATATACAAACAGAAGGCACATGGGGAGTAAATTATCGAGCTTTGggtgatttatttaaaatagcaAGATCAAGGGCAGATATCATCACATATGAAATCAGTGTCCAGATGATTGAGATATACAATGAGCAAGTGAGGGATCTTTTGGTTACTGATGGATCAAGCAAAAG ATTAGATATAAGAAACAATTCTCAGTTGAATGGCGTCAACATTCCTGATGCTAGTTTGGTTTCAGTGAACTGCACTCAAGATGTTCTTGATTTAATGAAAGTTGGCCAGGGAAATCGAGCCATAGGAGCCACTGCACTTAATGAACGTAGTAGCCGTTCTCATAG cGTGCTAACAGTTCATGTGCATGGAAAAGAATTGGTTTCTGGTTCAATCCTCCGTGGTTGTCTTCATCTAGTAGATCTTGCTGGCAGTGAAAGGGTGAATAAGTCTGAAGCTACAGGAGAGAGATTAAAAGAAGCCCAacacataaataaatcactTTCAGCTCTGGGAGATGTTATCTCTGCTTTGGCCCAGAAAAGTTCCCATATTCCATATAGAAACAGCAAACTTACCCAAGTTCTGCAAGATGCGTTAG GTGGCAATGCAAAGACATTGATGTTTGTCCATATAAACCCCGAGGTGAATGCCTATGGAGAAACAATTAGCACCCTTAAATTTGCTGAGCGCGTCGCCTCTATAGAACTTGGGGCAGCCCGTGCTAATAAAGAAACTGGTGAAATTAAAGAACTTAAGGAAGAG ATCTCAAAACTAAAATCAGCTTTAGAGAGTAAAGAATCTGAAGTTGTACAACTGAAAGATCACAGTTGTCGGCTTGCATTAGAAGTTCAAAATCAGAGAACTGCATCACCTTTACACTTGCAGAAGAGTGCAAATAACGTAAACTTGAAAGATGAAGTTGCTCAAAAACCAAAAAGCGAGAACAAGAAGATTGAG TCGAGAAGCTGTTCATCAGGGAAGCAGAGAAGACCTCGTTTTCCTCATCCATTATCAGAAAAAGAACTCGTCTCAAAATCAAGTTTCTCAAATGGAGATAGTTACAGCAACTCCAGAAAAACAAGGTCTCCCTCTCCAGCTAGACGATCAGCATCAACGGACCGAGCCAGCATTATTAAGAGCAAGCAGAGGATTGAATCTATTAGTGAGAGATCTATACTTAAGCCTCAGTTTCCAGAAAAAGTACCCACTGTTAGATCAGCAGTAATAGTTCCAACAATGATAAAGAACATGAGTTTGAGTACATATTGGGAGCAACAAGAGATTGTCAATGAACAATTCAAGCCATCAATTAGTTTGCCACAATGGGGCATCAGGAAACATCGAACGGAAAGTAAAGGTGTCGAGAAGCATGACATTGATGTCAGAATGAAGGCAGAGAATCCTAATAAGAATGATTTATCTCAAACAGAAGATGAGAGTGATCATGCTGATGCTGCTTTGCATGGTAGTCCTCTGTTCAAAAAAATTCACCGTCACATGAGAAGGAACTCGCAGAACATTGAACCAAG AGCTTTGGTTCATGCAATGGAGTCAGTAGTGACCGGGAAGCAAGAGAATAGGCTTCCAAATGGTGATGTTCGAGAAGGAAAAGAAGGCAAGAATGTCACTGAACCAGACTTCCGACGAAGTAAATCTTTGCCTCGTGGGAAATTCGTGATGATATCATGA
- the LOC120267741 gene encoding kinesin-like protein KIN-14F isoform X1, with protein MKGLSSSVDINGEMALRKAEEAASRRFQAAQWLRRMDGAASETLPAEPSEEEFCLALRNGLILCNVLNRVNPGSIPKIVENPIITVESNDGAAQSAIQYFENMRNFLVAVAEMKLLTFEASDLEKGGSSGKVVDCILCLKGYHEWKLAGGIGIWRYGGTVKITSSINVLPSSLLDSGNGDESPDKSNSLHGQQLLERLNLFTDIAHEESKAASALSFLFNKFGLQLLQSFLTQCNGTDDLPLSSTLIDVVLEKTVEELYMLLVSQRNQLGYVLKNIMKDENRTISRQDLLDVVSRHLKENNYQATCFSTNNDYCAVGAFQNANNENKLDHQKQLEVLKLSLHELRVQFHHSKTKWEEEVKKFEHTIQGLEVSKSSYQKLLEENRLLYNQVQDLKGNIRVYCRVRPFISNQVDGKSTVDYIGENGNIMVVNPHKQGKEARRIFSFNKVFGVNASQREIFDDTQQLIRSILDGYNVCIFAYGQTGSGKTYTMSGPDIQTEGTWGVNYRALGDLFKIARSRADIITYEISVQMIEIYNEQVRDLLVTDGSSKRLDIRNNSQLNGVNIPDASLVSVNCTQDVLDLMKVGQGNRAIGATALNERSSRSHSVLTVHVHGKELVSGSILRGCLHLVDLAGSERVNKSEATGERLKEAQHINKSLSALGDVISALAQKSSHIPYRNSKLTQVLQDALGGNAKTLMFVHINPEVNAYGETISTLKFAERVASIELGAARANKETGEIKELKEEISKLKSALESKESEVVQLKDHSCRLALEVQNQRTASPLHLQKSANNVNLKDEVAQKPKSENKKIESRSCSSGKQRRPRFPHPLSEKELVSKSSFSNGDSYSNSRKTRSPSPARRSASTDRASIIKSKQRIESISERSILKPQFPEKVPTVRSAVIVPTMIKNMSLSTYWEQQEIVNEQFKPSISLPQWGIRKHRTESKGVEKHDIDVRMKAENPNKNDLSQTEDESDHADAALHGSPLFKKIHRHMRRNSQNIEPRALVHAMESVVTGKQENRLPNGDVREGKEGKNVTEPDFRRSKSLPRGKFVMIS; from the exons ATGAAGGGATTGAGCTCAAGTGTGGATATCAATGGCGAGATGGCTCTGCGCAAGGCTGAAGAAGCAG CATCAAGGAGGTTTCAAGCTGCGCAATGGCTGAGGAGGATGGACGGAGCGGCGTCGGAGACTCTGCCGGCGGAGCCATCCGAGGAGGAGTTCTGCCTCGCTCTGCGCAATGGGTTGATCCTCTGCAATGTCCTCAACAGAGTCAATCCTGGATCCATTCCAAAG ATAGTGGAGAACCCGATTATCACTGTTGAATCGAATGATGGAGCGGCTCAATCTGCAATTCAGTATTTTGAGAATATGAGGAACTTTCTTGTTGCGGTTGCAGAGATGAAGCTGTTGACATTTGAAGCATCGGATTTAGAAAAG GGAGGCTCATCAGGCAAAGTTGTGGACTGCATTCTTTGTTTAAAAGGTTACCATGAATGGAAATTGGCTGGAGGAATTGGGATTTGGAGGTATGGGGGTACTGTGAAGATCACATCTTCAATTAATGTGCTTCCTTCCTCTTTGCTCGATTCTGGAAATGGGGATGAGTCACCTGATAAGTCAAATTCGTTACATGGCCAACAATTATTAGAACGTCTGAATCTTTTTACTGATATTGCCCATGAAGAATCCAAAGCAGCTAGTGCTCTCAGTTTCTTATTCAATAAGTTCGGGCTGCAGCTTTTACAATCATTTCTTACACAGTGCAATGGGACTGATGACCTACCTTTAAGTTCAACG CTCATTGATGTGGTACTTGAGAAAACCGTTGAAGAGCTCTACATGCTTCTGGTTTCTCAGAGAAATCAG CTTGGATATGTTTTGAAGAACATAATGAAGGATGAGAACAGAACTATATCAAGACAAGATCTCTTAGATGTTGTGTCAAGACAtctcaaagaaaacaattacCAAGCAACTTGCTTCTCGACAAATAATGATTACTGTGCTGTAGGTGCCTTTCAAAATGCAAATAATGAGAACAAACTTGATCATCAAAAGCAACTAGAG GTCCTGAAGCTATCCTTGCATGAATTGAGAGTTCAATTTCATCATAGTAAAACCAAATGGGAAGAAGAAGTCAAAAAGTTTG AACATACAATACAAGGCCTTGAAGTGAGCAAGTCTTCATACCAAAAGTTGTTGGAAGAAAATCGATTGCTTTACAATCAAGTGCAAGACCTTAAAG GAAACATAAGGGTGTACTGTAGAGTGAGGCCTTTCATATCAAATCAAGTGGATGGAAAATCCACAGTTGATTATATTGGAGAAAATGGAAACATTATGGTTGTCAATCCCCATAAGCAAGGAAAAGAAGCAAGGAGGatattttcatttaacaaaGTATTTGGGGTTAATGCCAGTCAAC GTGAAATATTTGATGACACCCAGCAGTTGATCAGATCTATTTTAGATGGTTACAACGTTTGTATTTTCGCATATGGACAAACAGGTTCGGGGAAGACATATACAATG AGTGGTCCAGATATACAAACAGAAGGCACATGGGGAGTAAATTATCGAGCTTTGggtgatttatttaaaatagcaAGATCAAGGGCAGATATCATCACATATGAAATCAGTGTCCAGATGATTGAGATATACAATGAGCAAGTGAGGGATCTTTTGGTTACTGATGGATCAAGCAAAAG ATTAGATATAAGAAACAATTCTCAGTTGAATGGCGTCAACATTCCTGATGCTAGTTTGGTTTCAGTGAACTGCACTCAAGATGTTCTTGATTTAATGAAAGTTGGCCAGGGAAATCGAGCCATAGGAGCCACTGCACTTAATGAACGTAGTAGCCGTTCTCATAG cGTGCTAACAGTTCATGTGCATGGAAAAGAATTGGTTTCTGGTTCAATCCTCCGTGGTTGTCTTCATCTAGTAGATCTTGCTGGCAGTGAAAGGGTGAATAAGTCTGAAGCTACAGGAGAGAGATTAAAAGAAGCCCAacacataaataaatcactTTCAGCTCTGGGAGATGTTATCTCTGCTTTGGCCCAGAAAAGTTCCCATATTCCATATAGAAACAGCAAACTTACCCAAGTTCTGCAAGATGCGTTAG GTGGCAATGCAAAGACATTGATGTTTGTCCATATAAACCCCGAGGTGAATGCCTATGGAGAAACAATTAGCACCCTTAAATTTGCTGAGCGCGTCGCCTCTATAGAACTTGGGGCAGCCCGTGCTAATAAAGAAACTGGTGAAATTAAAGAACTTAAGGAAGAG ATCTCAAAACTAAAATCAGCTTTAGAGAGTAAAGAATCTGAAGTTGTACAACTGAAAGATCACAGTTGTCGGCTTGCATTAGAAGTTCAAAATCAGAGAACTGCATCACCTTTACACTTGCAGAAGAGTGCAAATAACGTAAACTTGAAAGATGAAGTTGCTCAAAAACCAAAAAGCGAGAACAAGAAGATTGAG TCGAGAAGCTGTTCATCAGGGAAGCAGAGAAGACCTCGTTTTCCTCATCCATTATCAGAAAAAGAACTCGTCTCAAAATCAAGTTTCTCAAATGGAGATAGTTACAGCAACTCCAGAAAAACAAGGTCTCCCTCTCCAGCTAGACGATCAGCATCAACGGACCGAGCCAGCATTATTAAGAGCAAGCAGAGGATTGAATCTATTAGTGAGAGATCTATACTTAAGCCTCAGTTTCCAGAAAAAGTACCCACTGTTAGATCAGCAGTAATAGTTCCAACAATGATAAAGAACATGAGTTTGAGTACATATTGGGAGCAACAAGAGATTGTCAATGAACAATTCAAGCCATCAATTAGTTTGCCACAATGGGGCATCAGGAAACATCGAACGGAAAGTAAAGGTGTCGAGAAGCATGACATTGATGTCAGAATGAAGGCAGAGAATCCTAATAAGAATGATTTATCTCAAACAGAAGATGAGAGTGATCATGCTGATGCTGCTTTGCATGGTAGTCCTCTGTTCAAAAAAATTCACCGTCACATGAGAAGGAACTCGCAGAACATTGAACCAAG AGCTTTGGTTCATGCAATGGAGTCAGTAGTGACCGGGAAGCAAGAGAATAGGCTTCCAAATGGTGATGTTCGAGAAGGAAAAGAAGGCAAGAATGTCACTGAACCAGACTTCCGACGAAGTAAATCTTTGCCTCGTGGGAAATTCGTGATGATATCATGA